A genomic stretch from Streptococcus oralis includes:
- a CDS encoding preprotein translocase subunit SecY yields the protein MKHFGLKKQKRTSIFFRRAIFTILIIAIYILGRHILLPGYNGNTGFSQITEQNPLAYLYSLAGVDVSKISMFSLGLGPWITTMIVWQVINLNKSWNIQSWSLKKADFVQKILTLIFSVLQGIAVMYTARSENGRFLLLVDDWIYNMAVLATVVAGGFVIIWLASLNVSKGVGGQTIIIISGILLQFANQLVVLIGQSVLSKEGLAFLVGAAISFLILGYIAVVCERAEIRLPLNRVMLSSRYYGKSYLPIKFLPSGGMPIMYASSVIMLLQLVLDWFGHGFTKNFGSLFDFTNPLSLAFYLLAIYLLAILFAYINLEPEETAKRLQRQGEYLDYIQPGKATLKVLKHYISLQSNVGALYLIVFIGLPYFINFFLPLPNLLLTIPSTLIILVSMLLPLHEEIRILRIGTYYHKELEFKGE from the coding sequence ATGAAACATTTCGGTCTTAAGAAACAGAAACGAACAAGTATTTTTTTCCGAAGAGCAATTTTTACAATTTTGATCATTGCGATCTATATACTTGGTCGCCATATTTTACTTCCAGGATACAATGGCAATACAGGTTTTTCACAAATAACTGAGCAAAATCCCTTGGCCTATTTGTATTCCTTAGCAGGAGTAGATGTCTCTAAGATTTCCATGTTTTCACTGGGACTAGGTCCTTGGATTACGACGATGATCGTTTGGCAGGTCATCAACTTGAATAAAAGTTGGAATATCCAGTCCTGGTCATTGAAAAAAGCGGATTTTGTGCAAAAGATTCTCACTTTGATTTTTTCCGTGTTACAGGGGATAGCTGTTATGTACACGGCTCGTTCGGAAAATGGACGCTTTTTGCTTCTTGTAGATGATTGGATTTATAATATGGCTGTACTGGCAACTGTTGTAGCAGGAGGCTTTGTTATTATCTGGTTGGCTAGTTTGAATGTTAGCAAGGGAGTAGGTGGGCAGACAATTATTATTATTTCAGGAATTCTGCTACAATTTGCTAACCAATTAGTGGTATTGATAGGACAATCTGTTTTGTCTAAAGAAGGATTAGCCTTTCTAGTAGGTGCGGCGATCTCATTTTTGATCTTGGGCTATATTGCCGTGGTCTGCGAGAGAGCTGAAATTCGTTTGCCTCTAAATCGAGTCATGTTAAGTAGTCGTTACTATGGCAAATCTTACCTCCCTATCAAATTTCTTCCCTCTGGGGGAATGCCTATTATGTATGCCTCGAGTGTTATTATGTTGCTTCAGTTGGTATTAGACTGGTTTGGACATGGTTTTACAAAAAATTTTGGTAGTTTATTTGACTTTACAAACCCCCTAAGTTTAGCCTTTTACTTGCTTGCTATCTATCTTCTTGCAATTTTATTTGCCTATATCAACTTAGAACCAGAAGAAACAGCGAAACGTTTACAACGTCAAGGAGAATACTTAGATTATATCCAGCCTGGGAAAGCAACTTTAAAAGTTTTGAAACATTACATTTCCTTACAATCTAATGTAGGAGCACTCTACCTGATCGTTTTTATTGGTTTACCCTATTTCATTAATTTCTTCCTACCTCTTCCAAATTTGCTTTTGACTATACCAAGTACATTGATCATTTTAGTCAGTATGCTCTTGCCTTTGCATGAAGAAATACGTATCTTGAGAATTGGGACTTACTACCACAAAGAATTAGAATTTAAAGGAGAATAG
- the asp1 gene encoding accessory Sec system protein Asp1, whose amino-acid sequence MFYFVPSWYRQDRKWYSTTLPFYYVSKNMMFDDAVNLLRMFQQSGEANTTLILNYSPHIRTFLYQQRILPETVWNLFDTIQGLTDVSVRKIRLEDIKWPQGVEFFYTPFMIEVYLNQEHYAKINFSQTGNFFDITYFEGGQTNHQLIFDDRGFVSSIIYFENNQPYYQDYLNLQGTWQFREFLGTENHQVLINPEAQATFAKEVYQDIEELINEKLDQYLTSSLTKDDTIVISSDVQHNHFFQKVKENHHVILSFFGDRYPITNQEQLLTDLTDTPFFVVDSLNKIETIAANMDLEQLPGFYEIPPYDTHLNLGHSQRKKELIVYVNYDNLPADKIQYVFTTLFEMMLKNEWIDLLVGTQSQDFGREAYIKQVLENYRTLKPEYEQELIFVDKEKRARGENRVLDDEEEIVRERIDIETIHSDIDLIKVLKYVRIILDLGTPADVLTQIAGISGGIPQVNLYSSSYVKHGENGWILDNISDFEEALLYYLTNLEHWNQSLVHSVKKIEQYTKGEIVDMWKNTIKELKGNEKN is encoded by the coding sequence ATGTTTTACTTTGTACCATCTTGGTATAGACAAGATCGGAAATGGTATTCTACCACCCTGCCTTTCTATTACGTGTCTAAAAATATGATGTTTGATGATGCGGTGAATTTGCTGCGAATGTTTCAGCAATCAGGAGAGGCAAATACCACTCTGATTTTGAACTATTCACCACATATTCGAACCTTTCTTTATCAGCAAAGAATATTGCCAGAAACTGTATGGAATCTATTTGATACCATACAAGGTCTGACGGATGTATCTGTACGTAAAATTCGTCTGGAAGATATTAAATGGCCTCAAGGGGTAGAATTCTTCTATACTCCTTTTATGATTGAGGTATATTTAAATCAAGAACACTATGCTAAAATTAACTTTTCACAAACAGGTAATTTCTTTGATATTACTTATTTTGAGGGTGGACAGACAAATCATCAGTTGATTTTTGATGATCGTGGATTTGTTTCAAGCATCATCTATTTTGAAAATAATCAACCTTACTACCAAGATTATTTAAATTTACAAGGTACATGGCAGTTTAGGGAATTTTTGGGCACAGAAAATCATCAAGTACTTATCAACCCTGAGGCGCAGGCTACATTTGCAAAAGAAGTTTACCAAGATATCGAAGAATTGATCAATGAAAAATTAGATCAGTATCTAACTTCTTCGCTAACCAAGGATGATACGATTGTGATTTCGTCAGATGTACAGCACAACCACTTTTTCCAAAAGGTTAAGGAAAACCATCATGTTATCTTGTCTTTTTTTGGAGATCGCTATCCAATCACAAACCAGGAGCAGCTGCTAACGGATTTGACAGACACGCCGTTCTTCGTTGTTGATAGTTTAAATAAAATTGAAACGATAGCAGCTAATATGGATCTAGAACAGTTGCCGGGATTTTATGAGATTCCGCCTTATGATACTCATCTAAACCTAGGGCATAGTCAAAGAAAAAAAGAGTTAATTGTTTACGTCAATTACGACAATCTACCAGCAGATAAAATTCAATATGTGTTTACGACTTTGTTTGAAATGATGTTGAAAAATGAATGGATTGACTTGCTGGTTGGAACACAAAGTCAGGATTTTGGCCGAGAGGCCTATATAAAACAGGTACTAGAAAACTATCGAACTCTTAAGCCAGAATATGAACAAGAATTGATTTTTGTTGATAAAGAGAAAAGAGCGAGAGGTGAGAACCGAGTTCTTGATGATGAAGAGGAGATTGTTCGCGAACGGATTGATATTGAGACCATTCATAGCGACATCGATTTGATTAAAGTTCTGAAGTACGTTCGTATTATACTAGATTTGGGAACTCCAGCTGATGTGTTGACTCAAATCGCTGGCATTAGTGGAGGGATCCCTCAGGTTAACTTGTATAGTTCTTCTTATGTGAAGCATGGAGAAAATGGTTGGATTCTAGATAATATTTCAGATTTTGAAGAGGCACTCTTATATTACCTCACAAACTTAGAACATTGGAATCAATCTCTAGTTCACTCAGTCAAGAAGATTGAACAGTATACAAAGGGTGAGATTGTCGATATGTGGAAAAATACCATAAAGGAATTAAAAGGAAATGAAAAAAATTAG
- the bgaA gene encoding LPXTG-anchored adhesin/beta-galactosidase BgaA, producing MGKGHWNRKRVYSIRKFAVGACSVMIGTCAVLFGGSVVGESPVFADETPIAHTVEQAKEESPAVEEKEDQAVAEHKDVASVDQSQATPIETSKPEKKEDEPVAPKEEKVSLKPEETAPKVESQASSQEKPVKEDLKAATNEEVNQMIEDRKVNFNQNWHFKLNANPKEAVKPDADVSTWQKLDLPHDWSIFNDFDHQSPAQNEGGQLNGGEAWYRKTFKLDEKDLKKNVRVTFDGVYMDSQVYVNGQLVGHYPNGYNQFSYDITKYLHKDGRENVIAVHAVNKQPSSRWYSGSGIYRDVTLQVTDKVHVEKNGTTILTPKLEEQQHGKVETHVASKIVNTDDKDHELVAEYQIVERGGQAVTGVVRTASRTLKAHESTSLDAILEVEQPKLWTVLNDKPALYELVTRVYRDGQLVDAKKDLFGYRYYHWTPNEGFSLNGERIKFHGVSLHHDHGALGAEENYKAEYRRLKQMKEMGVNAIRTTHNPASPQTLQIAAELGLLVQEEAFDTWYGGKKPYDYGRFFEKDATHPEARKGEKWSDYDLRTMVERDKNNPAVFMWSIGNEIGEADGKAHSLATVKRLVKVIKDVDKTRYVTMGADKFRFGDGSGGHEKIAEELDAVGFNYSEDNYKKLRAKHPKWLIYGSETSSATRTRGSYYRPERELKHSNGPERHYEQSDYGNDRVGWGKTATDSWTFDRDNAGYAGQFIWTGTDYIGEPTPWHNQNQTPVKSSYFGIVDTAGIPKHDFYLYQSQWVSAKKKPMVHLLPHWNWENRELASKVEDADGKIPVRAYSNAASVELFLNGQSLGVKTFNKKQTSDGRTYQEGANAKELYLEWKVAYQPGTLEAVARDEAGKEIARDKITTAGQPAGVRLIKEEHAIAADGKDLTYIYYEIVDSQGNVVPTANNLVRFQLHGQGQLVGVDNGEQASRERYKAQPDGSWIRRAFNGKGVAIVKSTEQAGKFTLTAHSDLLKSGQVTVFTGKKEGQEKTVLGTEVPKVRTVIEKEPKMPKTVAFVYSDGSREKRPVTWSPVDVSQAGVVTVKGMADGREVEARVEVLAIAKELPTVKRVAPGTDLSAVDKYVSIAVTDGSVQEYEVDKWEIAEADKAKLSVAGSRIPMTGQLGGETVHATLVVEEGNPAAPVVPNVSVGGEAVTGLTSQHPMQYRTLAYGGQLPEVAASAENADVTVLQASAANGMRASIYVQPKDGGPLQTYAIQFLEEAPKIDHLSLQVEQADGLKEDQTVKLSVRAHYQDGTQAVLPADKVSFSTSGEGEVAVRKGMLELHRPGAVTLKAEYEGAKGQVELTIQANTEKKVAQSIRPVNVVTDLHQEPSLPTTVTVEYDKGFPKIHKVTWQAIPKEKLDHYQTFEVLGKVEGVDLEARAKVSVEGIVSVEEVSATTPIAEAPQLPESVRTYDSNGHVSSAKVTWDAIQSDQYAKEGVFTVTGRLEGTQLTTKLHVRVSAKTEQGANISDQWTGSELPLAFASDSNPSDPVSNVNDKLISFNDRPANRWTNWNRTNPEASVGVLFGDSGILSKRSVDNLSVGFHEDHGVGVPKSYVIEYYVGKTVPTAPKNPSFVGEENHVFNDPANWKEVSNLKAPAQLKAGEMNHFSFDKVETYAVRIRMVRLDSKKGTSITEVQIFAKQVAAARQGQTRIQVDGKDLANFNPDLTDYYLESVDGKVPAVTASVSNNGLATVVPSVREGEPVRVIAKAENGDILGEYRLHFTSNKDLLSRKPVAAVKQARLLQLGQPLELPTKVPVYFTGKDGYEAKDLAVEWEKVPAENLTKAGQFTVRGRVLGSDLVAEFTVRVTDKLGEALSNNPNYDENSNQAFASATNDIDPSSHDRVDYINDGDHNENRRWTNWSPTPSSNPEVSAGVIFRENGKIVERTVAQAKLHFFADSGTDAPSKLVLERYIGPDFEVPTYYSNYQAYDAGHPFNNPDNWEAVPYRADKDIEAGDEINVTFKAVKAKAMRWRMERKADKSGVAMIEMTFLAPSELPQESTQSKILVDGKELPDFAEDRQDYQITYKGQRPKVSVEETDQAASTVVDSGDDSLPVLVRLVSESGKQVKEYRIQLVKEKPVSEKPAPAIQEENPSLELVEKELAFQTVEKEDSSLYVGESRVEQEGQVGKERILTSVSPDGTREEKLREVLQAPVNRILLVGTKRGTARPLDGVRDLVHHKPELLVEEEAVDFKVQERKTDKLYVGESRVLQEGQKGVRVHLVEVENGKRTSKETFDKIVAQDRIVEVGTKRGTAQPLDGVRDLVHHKPELLVEEKAVDFQVQERKNDKLPVGQTRVIQEGQKGVRVHLIEVDNGKRTVKETFDKLASQDRIVEVGTAVAQEGPNPQVPVNPDAHQLTQTGAQSQEEKVTQTEKGHLPNTGSESQMSALAAGLALLGLGAGLAATTRKKED from the coding sequence TAGCAGAACACAAGGATGTTGCAAGTGTTGACCAAAGTCAAGCTACTCCAATTGAAACAAGCAAACCAGAGAAGAAAGAAGACGAACCTGTAGCTCCAAAAGAGGAGAAAGTGTCTCTCAAACCTGAAGAAACAGCTCCAAAGGTAGAATCTCAAGCTTCAAGTCAAGAAAAGCCTGTCAAGGAAGATTTGAAAGCTGCGACAAATGAAGAAGTAAATCAAATGATTGAAGATAGAAAAGTGAATTTTAATCAAAATTGGCACTTTAAACTCAATGCGAATCCTAAAGAAGCTGTGAAACCAGATGCCGATGTATCAACATGGCAAAAATTGGATCTTCCACACGACTGGAGTATCTTTAACGATTTTGACCATCAGTCACCTGCCCAAAACGAAGGTGGCCAGCTCAATGGTGGTGAAGCTTGGTATCGTAAGACCTTTAAACTTGATGAAAAAGATCTCAAGAAAAATGTTCGTGTGACCTTTGATGGTGTCTACATGGACTCTCAAGTCTATGTCAATGGCCAGTTAGTGGGACATTATCCAAATGGTTATAACCAGTTCTCATACGATATCACCAAATACCTCCACAAAGATGGTCGCGAGAATGTGATTGCTGTCCATGCAGTCAATAAACAACCAAGTAGCCGTTGGTACTCAGGTAGCGGTATCTACCGTGATGTGACCTTGCAAGTGACAGATAAGGTTCATGTTGAGAAAAATGGAACAACCATCTTAACGCCAAAACTGGAAGAACAGCAACACGGCAAGGTTGAAACTCATGTAGCCAGCAAAATCGTCAATACAGATGATAAAGACCATGAACTTGTGGCAGAATATCAAATCGTTGAACGTGGTGGTCAGGCTGTAACAGGCGTGGTTCGTACGGCAAGTCGTACCTTGAAAGCACATGAATCAACAAGCCTTGATGCGATTTTAGAAGTTGAACAACCAAAACTCTGGACAGTTTTAAATGACAAACCTGCCTTGTATGAACTGGTTACGCGTGTTTACCGTGACGGTCAATTGGTTGATGCTAAGAAGGATTTGTTTGGTTACCGTTACTATCACTGGACTCCAAATGAAGGTTTCTCTTTGAATGGTGAACGCATTAAATTCCATGGTGTTTCCTTGCACCATGACCACGGAGCGCTTGGAGCAGAAGAAAACTATAAGGCAGAATACCGTCGTCTCAAACAAATGAAGGAGATGGGCGTTAATGCCATCCGTACAACTCATAACCCTGCAAGTCCACAGACCTTGCAAATCGCAGCAGAACTTGGTTTGCTGGTTCAGGAAGAGGCTTTTGATACTTGGTATGGTGGCAAGAAACCTTATGACTACGGGCGTTTCTTTGAAAAAGATGCCACTCACCCAGAAGCCAGAAAAGGTGAAAAATGGTCTGACTACGATCTTCGTACCATGGTCGAAAGAGATAAAAATAACCCAGCTGTCTTCATGTGGTCTATCGGGAATGAAATTGGTGAAGCAGACGGAAAGGCTCACTCTCTTGCAACAGTTAAACGCTTAGTAAAAGTGATTAAAGATGTTGATAAGACTCGTTATGTTACCATGGGAGCAGATAAGTTCCGCTTTGGAGATGGTAGTGGTGGCCATGAGAAGATTGCCGAAGAACTTGATGCGGTTGGTTTCAACTACTCAGAAGATAACTACAAGAAACTTCGTGCGAAACATCCCAAATGGTTGATTTATGGTTCAGAAACATCTTCAGCAACCCGTACACGAGGTAGCTACTATCGTCCTGAACGTGAATTGAAACATAGCAACGGACCTGAACGTCATTACGAACAGTCTGACTATGGCAATGACCGAGTTGGCTGGGGTAAAACGGCAACAGATTCATGGACTTTTGACCGTGACAATGCTGGCTATGCTGGACAGTTTATCTGGACAGGTACGGACTATATTGGTGAGCCTACGCCATGGCACAATCAAAACCAAACTCCCGTTAAGAGCTCTTACTTTGGTATCGTAGATACAGCCGGTATTCCAAAACATGACTTCTATCTCTACCAAAGCCAATGGGTTTCTGCTAAGAAGAAACCAATGGTTCACCTCCTTCCTCACTGGAACTGGGAAAATAGAGAATTGGCATCGAAAGTCGAAGATGCAGACGGAAAAATCCCAGTTCGCGCCTATTCAAACGCTGCAAGCGTAGAATTGTTCTTGAACGGTCAATCTCTTGGAGTTAAGACCTTCAACAAGAAACAAACTAGTGATGGCCGTACCTACCAAGAAGGTGCGAATGCTAAGGAACTCTATCTTGAGTGGAAGGTTGCTTACCAACCAGGTACTTTGGAAGCTGTAGCTCGCGATGAAGCTGGAAAAGAAATTGCACGTGACAAGATTACCACTGCAGGTCAACCAGCAGGTGTTCGTCTTATTAAGGAAGAACACGCAATCGCTGCAGATGGAAAAGACTTGACCTACATCTACTACGAAATCGTTGACAGTCAAGGAAATGTAGTGCCAACTGCCAATAATTTGGTTCGTTTCCAATTGCATGGACAAGGTCAACTGGTCGGTGTTGATAATGGGGAACAAGCCAGCCGTGAACGCTATAAGGCGCAGCCAGATGGTTCTTGGATTCGCAGAGCCTTTAACGGTAAAGGGGTTGCCATTGTTAAATCAACTGAACAAGCAGGTAAATTCACACTAACAGCTCATTCGGATCTCTTGAAATCTGGTCAAGTAACTGTCTTTACTGGTAAGAAGGAAGGACAAGAAAAGACAGTTCTAGGAACAGAGGTACCAAAAGTACGTACTGTTATCGAGAAAGAACCAAAAATGCCGAAGACCGTCGCTTTTGTCTACAGTGATGGCAGTCGTGAAAAACGTCCAGTAACATGGTCTCCTGTAGATGTAAGCCAAGCTGGAGTTGTGACTGTTAAAGGTATGGCAGATGGACGTGAGGTAGAGGCTCGTGTCGAGGTTCTAGCAATTGCCAAAGAACTACCAACTGTTAAACGTGTTGCTCCAGGAACAGACTTGAGTGCTGTTGATAAATACGTTTCTATCGCTGTAACAGATGGAAGCGTTCAAGAATACGAAGTGGATAAGTGGGAGATTGCGGAAGCAGATAAAGCCAAACTGTCAGTTGCTGGATCACGTATTCCAATGACTGGTCAACTGGGAGGCGAAACCGTTCATGCTACCCTTGTGGTAGAAGAAGGCAATCCTGCAGCACCTGTAGTGCCAAATGTAAGTGTTGGTGGTGAAGCCGTTACAGGCCTCACTAGTCAACATCCAATGCAATACCGCACTCTTGCTTATGGTGGCCAATTGCCAGAAGTCGCAGCAAGTGCTGAAAATGCTGATGTTACAGTCCTTCAAGCAAGTGCAGCAAACGGTATGCGTGCAAGCATCTATGTTCAACCAAAAGATGGTGGTCCTCTTCAAACATACGCAATTCAGTTCCTTGAAGAAGCACCGAAAATTGACCACTTGAGCTTACAAGTAGAGCAAGCTGACGGTCTTAAAGAAGACCAAACAGTAAAATTGTCAGTCCGAGCTCACTATCAAGACGGAACACAAGCAGTTTTACCCGCTGATAAAGTAAGTTTCTCAACAAGTGGTGAAGGGGAGGTCGCAGTTCGTAAAGGAATGCTTGAGTTGCATAGACCGGGAGCAGTCACTCTCAAAGCGGAATACGAGGGAGCTAAAGGCCAAGTTGAACTCACTATCCAAGCCAATACTGAGAAGAAGGTTGCGCAATCTATCCGTCCAGTAAACGTAGTAACAGACTTGCATCAGGAACCAAGTCTTCCAACAACAGTAACTGTTGAGTATGACAAAGGTTTCCCTAAAATTCACAAAGTCACATGGCAAGCTATTCCAAAAGAAAAACTAGACCACTATCAAACCTTTGAAGTTCTAGGTAAAGTTGAAGGAGTTGATCTTGAAGCGCGTGCTAAAGTCTCTGTAGAAGGTATCGTTTCAGTTGAAGAAGTCAGTGCGACAACACCAATCGCAGAAGCACCGCAATTACCAGAAAGTGTTCGTACCTACGATTCAAATGGGCACGTTTCATCTGCCAAGGTTACTTGGGATGCGATTCAATCAGACCAATATGCTAAGGAAGGTGTCTTTACAGTCACTGGTCGCCTAGAAGGTACGCAATTAACTACCAAACTCCATGTTCGCGTTTCTGCTAAAACAGAGCAAGGAGCAAATATTTCTGACCAATGGACCGGTTCAGAATTGCCACTTGCCTTTGCTTCAGACTCAAATCCAAGCGACCCTGTTTCAAACGTCAACGATAAATTGATTTCATTTAATGACCGCCCAGCCAACCGTTGGACAAACTGGAACCGTACTAATCCAGAAGCTTCAGTCGGTGTCCTATTCGGAGATTCAGGTATCTTGAGCAAACGTTCAGTTGATAATCTAAGTGTCGGATTCCATGAAGACCACGGAGTTGGTGTACCGAAGTCTTATGTGATTGAGTATTATGTCGGTAAGACCGTTCCAACAGCTCCTAAAAACCCTAGCTTTGTAGGTGAGGAAAACCATGTCTTTAACGATCCTGCAAACTGGAAAGAGGTAAGCAATCTCAAAGCACCAGCTCAATTAAAAGCTGGAGAAATGAATCACTTTAGCTTTGATAAAGTTGAAACCTATGCTGTCCGTATTCGTATGGTTCGACTTGATAGCAAGAAAGGAACATCTATCACAGAGGTACAAATCTTTGCGAAACAAGTTGCAGCAGCCAGACAAGGACAAACAAGAATCCAAGTTGACGGCAAAGATTTAGCAAACTTCAACCCTGATTTGACAGACTACTACCTTGAGTCTGTAGATGGAAAGGTTCCCGCAGTAACAGCAAGTGTTAGCAACAATGGTCTCGCTACCGTCGTTCCAAGCGTTCGTGAAGGTGAGCCGGTTCGTGTCATCGCGAAAGCTGAAAATGGCGACATCCTAGGAGAATACCGTCTACACTTTACAAGCAATAAAGACTTGCTCTCTCGTAAACCAGTTGCTGCGGTCAAACAAGCTCGCTTGTTGCAACTAGGGCAACCACTTGAATTACCAACTAAGGTTCCTGTTTACTTCACAGGTAAAGATGGCTATGAGGCAAAAGACTTGGCAGTTGAATGGGAAAAAGTTCCAGCAGAAAATCTGACAAAAGCAGGTCAATTTACTGTTCGAGGCCGTGTCCTTGGTAGTGACCTCGTTGCGGAGTTCACTGTACGAGTGACGGACAAACTTGGTGAGGCTCTCTCAAACAACCCTAACTATGATGAAAACAGTAACCAAGCCTTTGCTTCAGCAACCAATGATATTGATCCAAGTTCACATGACCGTGTAGACTATATCAATGATGGAGACCACAATGAAAATCGTCGTTGGACAAACTGGTCTCCAACACCATCTTCTAATCCAGAAGTATCAGCAGGTGTAATCTTCCGTGAAAATGGCAAGATTGTTGAACGGACTGTTGCGCAAGCCAAACTTCACTTCTTTGCAGATAGTGGAACGGATGCGCCATCTAAACTCGTTTTGGAACGCTATATTGGCCCAGATTTTGAAGTTCCTACCTACTATTCTAACTACCAAGCCTACGATGCAGGCCATCCATTCAACAATCCAGATAACTGGGAAGCTGTTCCTTATCGTGCGGATAAAGACATTGAAGCTGGAGATGAAATTAACGTAACATTTAAAGCTGTGAAAGCCAAAGCTATGAGATGGCGTATGGAGCGTAAAGCAGACAAGAGCGGTGTTGCGATGATTGAGATGACCTTCCTTGCACCAAGCGAACTGCCTCAAGAAAGCACTCAATCTAAGATTCTAGTAGATGGGAAAGAACTTCCTGACTTCGCTGAAGATCGTCAAGACTACCAAATTACCTATAAAGGTCAACGTCCAAAAGTTTCAGTTGAAGAAACAGACCAAGCAGCTTCAACAGTTGTAGATAGTGGCGATGATAGCCTTCCAGTACTTGTTCGCCTCGTTTCAGAAAGTGGAAAACAAGTCAAGGAATATCGTATCCAACTAGTCAAGGAAAAACCAGTTTCTGAGAAACCAGCCCCTGCTATTCAAGAAGAAAATCCAAGTCTTGAGCTTGTCGAAAAAGAACTTGCCTTCCAGACTGTTGAAAAAGAAGATTCAAGTCTATATGTAGGTGAAAGCCGTGTAGAACAAGAAGGACAAGTTGGTAAGGAACGCATTCTTACATCTGTTAGTCCAGACGGAACTCGTGAAGAGAAACTCCGTGAAGTGCTTCAGGCTCCTGTTAACCGGATTCTTCTCGTTGGAACTAAACGTGGTACGGCTCGACCACTTGATGGTGTCAGAGATTTGGTTCATCACAAACCAGAACTCCTGGTGGAAGAAGAGGCAGTTGATTTCAAAGTTCAAGAACGTAAGACTGACAAACTTTATGTGGGTGAAAGTCGTGTTCTTCAAGAAGGTCAAAAAGGTGTTCGTGTCCACCTAGTAGAAGTCGAAAATGGTAAGCGTACATCAAAAGAAACCTTTGATAAGATAGTTGCGCAAGATCGTATCGTGGAAGTTGGAACTAAACGTGGTACGGCTCAACCACTTGATGGTGTCAGAGATTTGGTTCATCACAAACCAGAACTACTAGTAGAAGAAAAGGCAGTTGATTTCCAAGTTCAAGAACGTAAGAACGATAAACTTCCAGTAGGACAAACTCGTGTGATCCAAGAAGGCCAAAAAGGTGTACGTGTTCATCTCATCGAAGTGGACAATGGGAAACGCACTGTAAAGGAAACCTTTGATAAGCTAGCATCGCAGGATCGCATTGTGGAAGTGGGAACTGCTGTAGCACAAGAAGGACCAAATCCACAAGTTCCTGTCAATCCAGATGCGCACCAACTGACTCAAACAGGAGCACAATCTCAAGAAGAAAAAGTGACACAAACTGAAAAAGGTCACCTTCCAAATACAGGAAGTGAGTCTCAGATGTCAGCTTTAGCAGCAGGATTGGCTCTCTTGGGCTTAGGTGCAGGACTTGCAGCTACTACTCGCAAAAAAGAAGACTAA